The following are from one region of the Coffea eugenioides isolate CCC68of chromosome 2, Ceug_1.0, whole genome shotgun sequence genome:
- the LOC113762236 gene encoding protein NRT1/ PTR FAMILY 4.5-like isoform X2 — translation MKSDQDSSSMKGKGGFRAASFVYALVSLENMGFVANMVSFVLYFQLQMYFKVSAAANTVTNLMGSTYLLSIFGGFISDTYINRFKTCLIFGVFELAALLLMTVQARYKDLQPSPCGKSSCLAGRIAVMFYASLSLVAMGTGGVRGALPALGADQFNQKDPKESKALATYFNFLLLSSTLGATIGVTIIVWVATNRHWWPGFLISLLATLVGFIFLVLGKPFYRLQLPGDSPLLRVIQVIVVAIKNRSLQHPSSPEELYEPEDKESSISTDQKIQHTEQFRCLDKAAILRDSNTKPAPWTVCTVTQVEEVKVLTRMLPIIASTIILNTCMAQLQTFSVTQGYYMNRLLGSFEVPAPSVPVIPLVFISILIPIYEFFFVPFARKITNHPSGVTQLQRVGVGLVLSVVSMTVAGFVEVKRKNHDLTYGKPVHVVWLSFQYGIFGIADMFTLVGLLEFFYKEAPVGMRSLSTSFTWLTQSFGYFLSSIFVDIINSVTRRTTHSKRGWLDGKLLDENHLDYFFWFLAILSLLNFFNYLYWASWYKYKQENVSSSADGICWSTNAMCAPQSLSASGVPLFKEPDDQADQNEAKKTRTTATNGNGIVGNDEKSTEEANGKS, via the exons ATGAAGTCTGATCAAGATTCATCGAGCATGAAAGGGAAAGGGGGATTTAGAGCTGCCTCGTTTGTTTATG CCTTGGTGTCATTGGAGAACATGGGTTTTGTTGCGAACATGGTGAGCTTCGTCTTGTACTTCCAACTCCAAATGTATTTCAAGGTGTCTGCAGCAGCCAACACTGTCACCAACCTCATGGGTTCAACTTACTTGCTTTCCATTTTTGGTGGCTTTATCTCGGACACGTACATAAACCGATTCAAAACTTGTTTGATTTTTGGAGTATTTGAATTAGCG GCTTTATTGCTGATGACGGTTCAAGCTCGTTACAAGGATTTGCAGCCAAGCCCTTGTGGGAAGTCAAGTTGTTTAGCAGGTAGAATAGCAGTGATGTTCTATGCATCACTTTCTTTGGTAGCAATGGGCACAGGTGGGGTAAGGGGCGCTCTTCCTGCCCTAGGTGCGGACCAGTTTAATCAGAAAGATCCAAAGGAATCCAAAGCTCTTGCCACTTATTTCAACTTTCTATTACTCAGCTCTACCTTGGGAGCAACAATTGGAGTCACAATCATTGTTTGGGTGGCTACTAACAGACATTGGTGGCCTGGATTTCTGATATCCCTCCTTGCAACCCttgttggttttatttttcttgtgttGGGCAAGCCTTTCTACCGCCTTCAACTTCCAGGAGATAGCCCCCTCCTAAGAGTTATACAG GTTATAGTTGTGGCAATTAAAAACCGAAGCTTGCAACATCCAAGTAGCCCCGAAGAACTTTACGAGCCAGAGGACAAAGaatcatcaatttcaacagATCAAAAGATTCAGCACACTGAACAATTCAG GTGTCTGGACAAGGCGGCAATACTTCGTGACAGCAATACCAAGCCAGCGCCCTGGACAGTTTGCACAGTTACCCAAGTCGAAGAGGTTAAGGTTCTGACAAGAATGTTGCCAATCATAGCCAGCACAATCATCTTGAACACATGTATGGCGCAACTCCAAACCTTCTCAGTCACACAAGGCTATTACATGAACCGTTTGCTCGGCTCCTTTGAAGTACCCGCACCATCAGTTCCCGTGATTCCCCTGGTTTTCATAAGCATCCTGATCCCCATCTACGAATTCTTCTTCGTCCCATTCGCCCGAAAGATCACCAACCATCCATCCGGGGTCACGCAGCTTCAGCGTGTCGGGGTCGGGCTAGTTCTCTCAGTAGTCTCAATGACCGTAGCTGGATTTgttgaagtaaagaggaaaaACCACGACCTGACATACGGGAAGCCCGTACATGTGGTTTGgctgtcatttcaatatgggaTTTTCGGCATTGCAGACATGTTTACTCTCGTGggattgctggaatttttctacAAAGAGGCGCCAGTGGGGATGAGATCGCTGTCCACATCATTTACATGGCTAACACAGTCCTTCGGGTATTTCTTGAGCAGTATTTTCGTGGATATCATCAACTCTGTTACGAGGAGGACAACACATAGCAAACGTGGATGGTTAGATGGGAAACTTTTGGACGAGAACCATTTGGATTATTTCTTTTGGTTCTTGGCCATTCTGAGCCTCCTCAATTTCTTCAATTATCTGTACTGGGCTTCATGGTACAAGTACAAACAGGAAAATGTCTCCAGCAGTGCAGATGGTATCTGCTGGAGCACTAACGCTATGTGTGCGCCCCAATCTTTGTCTGCAAGCGGTGTGCCATTGTTCAAGGAACCTGATGATCAGGCTGATCAGAATGAAGCCAAGAAGACAAGAACAACAGCAACAAATGGAAATGGAATCGTTGGCAATGATGAAAAAAGTACTGAAGAGGCCAACGGCAAGAGCTAA
- the LOC113762236 gene encoding protein NRT1/ PTR FAMILY 4.5-like isoform X1, whose protein sequence is MEDAMKSDQDSSSMKGKGGFRAASFVYALVSLENMGFVANMVSFVLYFQLQMYFKVSAAANTVTNLMGSTYLLSIFGGFISDTYINRFKTCLIFGVFELAALLLMTVQARYKDLQPSPCGKSSCLAGRIAVMFYASLSLVAMGTGGVRGALPALGADQFNQKDPKESKALATYFNFLLLSSTLGATIGVTIIVWVATNRHWWPGFLISLLATLVGFIFLVLGKPFYRLQLPGDSPLLRVIQVIVVAIKNRSLQHPSSPEELYEPEDKESSISTDQKIQHTEQFRCLDKAAILRDSNTKPAPWTVCTVTQVEEVKVLTRMLPIIASTIILNTCMAQLQTFSVTQGYYMNRLLGSFEVPAPSVPVIPLVFISILIPIYEFFFVPFARKITNHPSGVTQLQRVGVGLVLSVVSMTVAGFVEVKRKNHDLTYGKPVHVVWLSFQYGIFGIADMFTLVGLLEFFYKEAPVGMRSLSTSFTWLTQSFGYFLSSIFVDIINSVTRRTTHSKRGWLDGKLLDENHLDYFFWFLAILSLLNFFNYLYWASWYKYKQENVSSSADGICWSTNAMCAPQSLSASGVPLFKEPDDQADQNEAKKTRTTATNGNGIVGNDEKSTEEANGKS, encoded by the exons ATG GAGGATGCTATGAAGTCTGATCAAGATTCATCGAGCATGAAAGGGAAAGGGGGATTTAGAGCTGCCTCGTTTGTTTATG CCTTGGTGTCATTGGAGAACATGGGTTTTGTTGCGAACATGGTGAGCTTCGTCTTGTACTTCCAACTCCAAATGTATTTCAAGGTGTCTGCAGCAGCCAACACTGTCACCAACCTCATGGGTTCAACTTACTTGCTTTCCATTTTTGGTGGCTTTATCTCGGACACGTACATAAACCGATTCAAAACTTGTTTGATTTTTGGAGTATTTGAATTAGCG GCTTTATTGCTGATGACGGTTCAAGCTCGTTACAAGGATTTGCAGCCAAGCCCTTGTGGGAAGTCAAGTTGTTTAGCAGGTAGAATAGCAGTGATGTTCTATGCATCACTTTCTTTGGTAGCAATGGGCACAGGTGGGGTAAGGGGCGCTCTTCCTGCCCTAGGTGCGGACCAGTTTAATCAGAAAGATCCAAAGGAATCCAAAGCTCTTGCCACTTATTTCAACTTTCTATTACTCAGCTCTACCTTGGGAGCAACAATTGGAGTCACAATCATTGTTTGGGTGGCTACTAACAGACATTGGTGGCCTGGATTTCTGATATCCCTCCTTGCAACCCttgttggttttatttttcttgtgttGGGCAAGCCTTTCTACCGCCTTCAACTTCCAGGAGATAGCCCCCTCCTAAGAGTTATACAG GTTATAGTTGTGGCAATTAAAAACCGAAGCTTGCAACATCCAAGTAGCCCCGAAGAACTTTACGAGCCAGAGGACAAAGaatcatcaatttcaacagATCAAAAGATTCAGCACACTGAACAATTCAG GTGTCTGGACAAGGCGGCAATACTTCGTGACAGCAATACCAAGCCAGCGCCCTGGACAGTTTGCACAGTTACCCAAGTCGAAGAGGTTAAGGTTCTGACAAGAATGTTGCCAATCATAGCCAGCACAATCATCTTGAACACATGTATGGCGCAACTCCAAACCTTCTCAGTCACACAAGGCTATTACATGAACCGTTTGCTCGGCTCCTTTGAAGTACCCGCACCATCAGTTCCCGTGATTCCCCTGGTTTTCATAAGCATCCTGATCCCCATCTACGAATTCTTCTTCGTCCCATTCGCCCGAAAGATCACCAACCATCCATCCGGGGTCACGCAGCTTCAGCGTGTCGGGGTCGGGCTAGTTCTCTCAGTAGTCTCAATGACCGTAGCTGGATTTgttgaagtaaagaggaaaaACCACGACCTGACATACGGGAAGCCCGTACATGTGGTTTGgctgtcatttcaatatgggaTTTTCGGCATTGCAGACATGTTTACTCTCGTGggattgctggaatttttctacAAAGAGGCGCCAGTGGGGATGAGATCGCTGTCCACATCATTTACATGGCTAACACAGTCCTTCGGGTATTTCTTGAGCAGTATTTTCGTGGATATCATCAACTCTGTTACGAGGAGGACAACACATAGCAAACGTGGATGGTTAGATGGGAAACTTTTGGACGAGAACCATTTGGATTATTTCTTTTGGTTCTTGGCCATTCTGAGCCTCCTCAATTTCTTCAATTATCTGTACTGGGCTTCATGGTACAAGTACAAACAGGAAAATGTCTCCAGCAGTGCAGATGGTATCTGCTGGAGCACTAACGCTATGTGTGCGCCCCAATCTTTGTCTGCAAGCGGTGTGCCATTGTTCAAGGAACCTGATGATCAGGCTGATCAGAATGAAGCCAAGAAGACAAGAACAACAGCAACAAATGGAAATGGAATCGTTGGCAATGATGAAAAAAGTACTGAAGAGGCCAACGGCAAGAGCTAA
- the LOC113764129 gene encoding flap endonuclease 1, with product MGIKGLTKLLADNAPKAMKEHKFESFFGRKIAIDASMSIYQFLIVVGRSGTEMLTNEAGEVTSHLVGMFTRTIRLLEAGIKPVYVFDGKPPDLKKQELAKRFSKRADATEDLDEAVETGNKEDIEKFSKRTVKVTKQHNEDCRKLLRLMGVPVIEATSEAEAQCAALCKSGKVYAVASEDMDSLTFGAPKFLRHLMDPSSKKIPVMEFEISKVLEELNFTMDQFIDLCILCGCDYCDSIRGIGGQTALKLIRQHGSIESVIENINRERYQIPDDWPYQEARKLFKEPEVVTDENQLDFKWNAPDEEGLINFLVKENGFSIDRVTKSIEKIKAAKNKSSQGRLESFFKPVANTSAPLKRKETKCILGSPKSQVNLKMIFGKATLKYRPRVIGRFGLPTPNIGSKQSLLLAGVGFFGT from the exons ATGGGCATAAAG GGTTTAACGAAGCTTTTAGCGGATAATGCTCCGAAGGCGATGAAAGAACATAAATTCGAAAGCTTCTTCGGCCGCAAAATCGCCATTGACGCGAGCATGAGCATTTATCAGTTCCTT ATTGTCGTTGGGCGAAGCGGCACTGAAATGCTTACTAATGAAGCTGGAGAAGTTACTAG TCATTTGGTAGGAATGTTCACGCGGACAATTAGGCTTTTGGAAGCTGGAATTAAGCCAGT CTATGTGTTCGATGGTAAGCCACCAGATTTGAAGAAACAAGAGCTTGCTAAACG TTTTTCTAAGAGGGCAGATGCAACGGAGGATCTAGATGAGGCTGTGGAG ACTGGCAACAAGGAAGACATTGAGAAATTCAGTAAGAGGACAGTAAAG GTTACAAAACAACATAATGAGGACTGCAGGAAACTCCTTAGACTTATGGGAGTACCTGTGATTGAG GCCACTTCAGAAGCAGAGGCACAATGTGCTGCACTTTGCAAATCAGGAAAG GTTTATGCTGTGGCCTCTGAAGACATGGATTCCTTAACTTTTGGAGCTCCAAAGTTTCTTCGACATCTAATGGACCCTAGCTCCAAAAAAATCCCTGTGATGGAATTTGAAATTTCCAAG GTTTTGGAGGAGTTGAACTTTACCATGGATCAATTTATAGACTTGTGCATTCTTTGTGGATGTGATTATTGTGACAGTATTAGAG GTATTGGTGGCCAGACAGCCTTAAAGCTCATTCGCCAACATGGCTCAATAGAGAGCGTAATCGAGAACATAAACAGAGAAAG ATACCAAATCCCAGATGATTGGCCATATCAAGAAGCTAGGAAGCTCTTCAAAGAACCAGAAGTTGTCACAGATGAAAACCAACTTGATTTCAAGTGGAATGCTCCAGATGAAGAA GGACTTATAAACTTTTTGGTAAAAGAAAATGGGTTCAGCATCGACAGAGTTACAAAG TCAATAGAAAAGATCAAGGCAGCAAAGAACAAGTCTTCGCAGGGGAG ATTAGAATCATTCTTCAAACCAGTTGCTAACACATCAGCGCCTCTTAAAAGAAAG GAAACCAAGTGCATCCTTGGATCTCCTAAGTCTCAAGTCAATcttaagatgatttttgggaaaGCAACTCTGAAATACAGGCCCAGGGTCATTGGCCGCTTTGGCCTGCCAACTCCGAATATTGGCTCAAAGCAGTCATTGCTTTTAGCAGGAGTTGGCTTCTTCGGCACGTGA